In Mobula hypostoma chromosome 12, sMobHyp1.1, whole genome shotgun sequence, one DNA window encodes the following:
- the LOC134355126 gene encoding tumor necrosis factor ligand superfamily member 6-like: MEADYRRPQVYTVGTNLNLSRNPMGTMRPAIAPRQKKPTRDWQKVCTVVILILTLVILACLLLGTIYIIELRMEFKKIQKDQEEQSSQAKMVGAPIVKKQTTVAAHLTGMYSAKSSSTLLWDANKDNAFTSGLHYKEGSLIISEAGYFLIYSKIYFRGTECKPDTVLQQNVLKRTDRYPVALRLMTVSSNLHCAEKENLWSRNSFQTGVFKLSKGDRILVNVSNPELVNFDQFHTFFGLHKL; this comes from the exons ATGGAGGCTGATTACCGACGACCACAGGTTTACACTGTGGGGACAAACCTGAATCTTTCTCGTAATCCCATGGGCACAATGCGCCCGGCAATTGCACCAAGGCAAAAGAAGCCAACGAGGGACTGGCAGAAAGTGTGTACTGTTGTCATTCTGATCCTGACGTTAGTAATATTGGCATGTCTGCTACTTGGAACAATCTACATCATAGAGCTCAGAATGGAATTCAAGAAAATCCAAAAG GATCAAGAAGAGCAAAGCTCACAAGCAAAGATGGTTG GAGCTCCAATTGTTAAGAAACAGACCACGGTTGCTGCACACCTCACAG GAATGTACTCCGCCAAGAGTTCAAGCACACTCCTATGGGATGCCAATAAGGACAATGCCTTCACAAGTGGCTTACATTACAAAGAAGGTTCGTTGATCATTAGCGAAGCTGGCTACTTCTTAATTTACTCCAAAATCTACTTCCGAGGCACAGAATGCAAACCAGACACAGTGCTGCAACAGAATGTGCTCAAGCGAACTGATCGCTATCCAGTAGCTCTTCGTCTAATGACTGTCAGTAGCAACTTGCACTGTGCTGAGAAGGAAAATTTGTGGTCAAGAAATAGTTTTCAAACAGGAGTATTTAAATTATCCAAAGGCGATCGTATATTAGTGAATGTGTCAAATCCAGAATTAGTTAATTTTGATCAGTTTCACACTTTTTTCGGATTACATAAGCTTTAG